One genomic region from Terriglobia bacterium encodes:
- a CDS encoding TIGR00282 family metallophosphoesterase: MRLLFIGDIFGRPGRTIVRHRVQHLVDEHKIDLVIANAENSAGGFGLTPQIAEEFFELGISVLTTGNHIWDKREIIEYFNSASNEPYSPAKRVLRPANYPSGTPGVGLYQGTTKAGVPYAVLNLQGRVFMTAIDDPFHVADELLQQVTAKVILVDIHAEATSEKVAMGFYLDGRVTAVVGTHTHVPTADERVLPKGTAYQTDVGMTGPYDSVIGVQKELIINRFLTNLPVRFEAASGDVRFCAALIDADDKTGRARSIQRIMVTDTA; this comes from the coding sequence TTGCGCCTGCTCTTCATTGGAGACATTTTTGGACGTCCCGGTCGGACCATTGTCCGTCACCGGGTGCAGCATCTTGTCGACGAGCACAAGATCGATCTGGTTATTGCCAACGCCGAGAATTCGGCCGGCGGATTCGGGCTCACACCGCAGATCGCCGAAGAATTTTTCGAACTTGGCATCAGCGTGCTGACGACCGGCAATCACATCTGGGACAAGCGCGAGATCATCGAGTACTTCAACTCGGCATCGAATGAACCTTACAGTCCGGCGAAGAGGGTTTTGCGCCCGGCGAACTATCCGTCGGGAACACCCGGGGTAGGACTTTACCAGGGAACGACCAAGGCCGGCGTGCCTTACGCCGTGCTGAACCTCCAGGGCCGGGTATTTATGACGGCGATTGACGACCCGTTTCATGTGGCGGATGAACTGCTGCAACAGGTCACGGCGAAGGTCATCCTGGTAGACATCCACGCCGAGGCGACCTCGGAAAAAGTCGCGATGGGGTTCTACTTGGACGGGCGCGTTACGGCGGTGGTGGGGACGCATACGCACGTGCCGACGGCCGATGAGCGCGTCTTACCAAAGGGAACGGCATATCAGACGGACGTTGGAATGACCGGCCCTTATGACAGCGTGATTGGCGTACAGAAGGAATTGATCATCAATCGATTCCTGACGAACCTTCCGGTGCGGTTCGAGGCGGCCTCGGGAGACGTGCGGTTTTGCGCGGCGCTGATTGACGCGGACGACAAGACGGGACGTGCGCGATCGATCCAGCGAATCATGGTTACCGACACGGCCTGA
- a CDS encoding ABC transporter substrate-binding protein: MCEGWEKTVVVSEGNLPIRFTQGQDDKAFCVICRLLAVFVLGLIFLLTSCSSKPPVNTAVMIIESSPTNLDPRVGTDAQSERIDKLMFDSLVRRDEHLNLQPWVAERWEIPDPLTYIFHLRHDVGFSDGRPLTSADVKWTLDSIMRGKIRTAKAATYQFIDHVEAPDPYTLIIKLKQPYATLLWNLSDGAFGIVPNGAGADFSRHPIGSGPFRLVSMAQDKDVIVERNPNYWGTPAKIPRVRFVVVPDPTTRALELRKGSADAEINALTPDTVVTLEHDPDLVTERAPGTIYAYLTMNLRDPILKHLLVRQAIAYALNREPLIKYLWRDQVRPADSILPPQSWAYNGDVEHYPHDPARARQLLDEAGYKPGPDGIRFHLTMKTSTEESTRLFAAVLQQQLRNVGIALDIRSYEFATFYADVVKGSFQLYSMRWIGGNQDPDIFENVFDSASFAPKRANRSYYSNPEVDKLIADGRGTVDEEARRKDYFEIQRILAHDLPYINLWYFDNILVHSKRLKNVKLGLPGDYDFLATAELDDGH; this comes from the coding sequence ATGTGTGAAGGATGGGAGAAGACGGTCGTCGTGTCCGAAGGGAACCTTCCCATTCGCTTCACTCAGGGCCAGGATGACAAAGCCTTTTGCGTAATTTGCCGCCTGCTCGCGGTCTTTGTTTTAGGTCTCATTTTTCTTCTTACATCCTGCTCGAGCAAGCCTCCTGTCAACACCGCCGTCATGATCATCGAGAGCAGTCCGACGAATCTCGATCCGCGGGTTGGAACGGATGCGCAGTCGGAACGTATCGACAAGTTGATGTTCGACTCGCTGGTGCGGCGTGATGAGCATTTGAATTTGCAACCGTGGGTGGCCGAGCGCTGGGAGATTCCCGATCCGCTGACGTACATCTTTCACCTGCGGCACGACGTTGGATTTTCTGACGGGCGGCCGCTGACCTCGGCAGACGTGAAGTGGACGCTGGATTCGATCATGCGCGGGAAGATCAGGACAGCGAAGGCGGCGACATATCAGTTCATCGATCATGTCGAGGCTCCGGACCCGTACACGCTTATCATCAAGCTGAAACAGCCGTACGCGACGTTGCTTTGGAATCTTTCCGATGGCGCGTTCGGAATCGTGCCAAATGGGGCCGGGGCGGATTTCAGCCGGCACCCTATCGGCAGCGGCCCATTTCGGCTGGTGAGCATGGCGCAGGATAAGGACGTCATCGTCGAGCGCAATCCAAATTACTGGGGCACACCGGCGAAGATTCCGCGGGTGCGGTTCGTGGTGGTGCCGGATCCTACGACGCGGGCACTGGAACTTCGCAAGGGCAGCGCCGATGCGGAGATCAACGCGCTCACGCCCGATACTGTCGTGACTCTGGAGCACGACCCGGACCTGGTGACGGAGCGTGCGCCGGGAACCATATATGCGTATCTCACGATGAATCTTCGCGATCCGATCCTGAAGCATCTGCTAGTGCGGCAGGCGATTGCATATGCGCTTAATCGCGAACCGCTCATCAAGTATCTATGGCGCGACCAGGTTCGTCCGGCAGACAGCATTCTTCCGCCCCAGAGTTGGGCCTATAACGGAGACGTTGAGCATTACCCGCACGATCCGGCCAGGGCTCGGCAGTTGCTCGATGAGGCCGGTTATAAACCTGGGCCGGATGGCATTCGTTTCCATTTGACGATGAAGACGTCGACAGAGGAGTCGACGCGGCTGTTCGCGGCGGTGCTGCAGCAGCAGTTGCGGAATGTTGGGATCGCGCTCGATATTCGGAGTTATGAATTCGCGACCTTCTATGCGGACGTGGTGAAGGGGTCGTTCCAGTTGTACTCGATGCGGTGGATCGGCGGGAATCAAGATCCGGATATTTTCGAAAACGTCTTCGATAGCGCGAGCTTTGCGCCAAAGCGAGCGAACCGGAGTTACTATTCGAATCCCGAGGTGGATAAGTTGATCGCCGACGGACGCGGTACGGTGGACGAGGAAGCGCGGCGCAAAGACTATTTTGAGATTCAGCGGATCCTTGCGCACGATTTGCCGTATATCAATCTCTGGTACTTCGACAACATCCTTGTCCATTCAAAGCGGCTTAAGAACGTGAAGCTGGGGTTGCCGGGTGATTACGACTTCCTGGCGACGGCCGAGTTGGACGACGGGCACTAA
- a CDS encoding anhydro-N-acetylmuramic acid kinase: MIVAGVMSGTSADGIDVALVRVMGRGFRTRFELLSHKAFPYPSPVRRAVLAAMDAKSAKVADLARLNFLLAELYSEAILSAQRSARLKCELVGCHGQTLYHQGDAQNFLGRKLAVTWQTGDGSLIAARVGVPVVSDFRPADMAAGGKGAPLVPFLDYVLFRHRRRGRIVQNIGGIGNLTAIPARAKPEQVVAFDTGPGNMVIDALATRLLNKRYDVDGKAAMKGEPIERVIHQVLASPFFWQKPPRTAGREQFGEDFVTWFQRRCGRAGKNDVLATATALTARTIATSVEMVMKRNRYRDFIVSGGGAKNPTLMRMVEEQLAPMKLKIQTSANVGLPVDAKEAVAFALLGYQTWRRQPSNIPSATGARRAMILGKVSYV; this comes from the coding sequence ATGATCGTTGCCGGCGTGATGAGCGGAACTTCGGCGGACGGAATCGACGTTGCCCTAGTGCGGGTGATGGGTCGCGGCTTCCGGACGAGATTCGAACTGCTCTCACACAAGGCATTTCCGTATCCCTCTCCGGTGCGGCGAGCGGTGCTGGCGGCGATGGACGCGAAGTCGGCCAAGGTGGCTGACCTCGCACGGCTGAATTTTCTTCTCGCGGAACTCTATTCTGAAGCAATTCTTTCCGCGCAGCGCTCTGCCCGACTTAAATGCGAACTCGTCGGCTGTCACGGGCAGACGCTATATCACCAGGGCGATGCGCAGAATTTTCTCGGACGAAAGCTTGCGGTGACGTGGCAAACGGGAGACGGGTCGCTCATCGCCGCGCGGGTGGGTGTTCCGGTGGTTTCGGATTTCCGTCCGGCGGACATGGCTGCGGGAGGAAAAGGGGCACCGCTGGTTCCCTTCCTCGACTATGTGCTGTTTCGGCATCGGCGGCGCGGACGGATCGTGCAGAACATTGGCGGGATCGGGAATCTCACGGCGATTCCCGCACGAGCGAAACCAGAGCAGGTTGTCGCGTTCGACACGGGGCCAGGAAACATGGTCATCGATGCACTGGCGACTCGGCTTCTAAACAAGCGCTACGACGTGGATGGCAAGGCGGCTATGAAGGGCGAACCAATCGAGCGAGTGATTCACCAGGTGCTGGCGTCACCGTTCTTCTGGCAGAAGCCTCCGCGGACGGCGGGGCGAGAGCAGTTTGGGGAAGATTTCGTGACCTGGTTTCAACGGCGCTGCGGGCGGGCGGGAAAGAACGACGTCCTGGCGACTGCGACGGCGCTCACGGCGCGGACGATCGCAACCTCGGTCGAGATGGTGATGAAGCGGAACAGGTATCGCGACTTCATTGTCTCGGGCGGTGGCGCAAAGAACCCGACGTTGATGCGGATGGTCGAAGAGCAACTGGCTCCGATGAAGCTGAAGATTCAGACCAGTGCGAATGTCGGGCTCCCGGTGGACGCGAAAGAGGCGGTGGCATTTGCGTTGCTGGGGTACCAGACGTGGCGAAGGCAGCCCTCGAATATTCCGTCGGCGACAGGAGCACGGCGGGCGATGATCCTGGGCAAGGTTTCGTATGTGTGA
- the nagZ gene encoding beta-N-acetylhexosaminidase has protein sequence MKKASKDVRSQVGQLIICGFDGTEFTPQLCNRLSVMQPGGIILFKRNLVSPEQTHSLLRESQRAVAIPMFLCVDMEGGVVDRLRDMIAPVPPVSQVAATGVRKLYRDHGRLLGAEVRALGFNVDFAPVLDLGLPASSKVLSSRTVSASPKDTIEYAKELLQGLKDCHVLGSGKHFPGLGGSNLDSHVDLPTVDRSWKQLWEEDLLPYRKLKAQMPFVMVAHCAYPAVTKDRAPASISKKWLTDILRKKIGYRGIILSDDLDMGGVLAAASIEDAAVACIRAGADSFLVCQKEESVERAYEAVLREAERDRRFRAMVETAAKRTIAIKKRSPALKRKMAPAPAQETIDRLRQKNWTFTEEVRLSANRRLAM, from the coding sequence ATGAAAAAAGCTTCGAAAGATGTTCGATCGCAAGTTGGACAACTGATCATCTGCGGTTTCGATGGTACGGAGTTCACGCCACAGCTCTGCAACCGTCTTTCGGTGATGCAGCCGGGCGGAATCATTCTTTTCAAGCGTAACCTCGTCTCTCCCGAGCAGACGCACTCGCTGTTGCGGGAATCACAGCGTGCGGTTGCGATACCCATGTTTCTGTGTGTCGATATGGAGGGGGGCGTGGTCGATCGACTCAGAGACATGATTGCGCCGGTACCGCCAGTGTCGCAGGTGGCGGCGACCGGGGTGCGAAAGCTCTATCGTGACCATGGCCGGCTTCTGGGAGCGGAGGTTCGGGCGCTGGGGTTTAACGTTGATTTTGCGCCCGTGCTCGATCTCGGACTGCCGGCTTCGAGTAAGGTTCTTAGCTCTCGAACCGTAAGCGCATCTCCAAAGGATACAATTGAGTACGCGAAAGAGCTGCTGCAAGGGTTGAAAGATTGTCATGTCCTGGGGAGCGGGAAACATTTCCCGGGGCTTGGCGGGTCGAACCTCGACTCCCACGTCGATTTGCCCACTGTGGATCGTTCGTGGAAGCAGTTGTGGGAAGAAGATCTGCTGCCCTATCGAAAGCTGAAGGCGCAAATGCCATTCGTGATGGTGGCGCATTGCGCGTATCCGGCGGTGACGAAGGACCGGGCTCCGGCGTCGATCTCCAAGAAGTGGCTGACGGATATTCTGCGGAAGAAGATTGGATACCGGGGAATCATCCTGTCGGACGATCTCGACATGGGTGGCGTCCTGGCGGCGGCGTCGATCGAGGATGCTGCGGTCGCCTGTATTCGAGCGGGTGCGGATAGCTTCCTGGTTTGTCAGAAAGAAGAATCGGTCGAGCGGGCGTATGAGGCGGTGCTGCGCGAGGCGGAGCGCGACCGGCGTTTCCGGGCAATGGTGGAGACGGCAGCGAAGCGCACTATTGCAATCAAGAAGCGCTCGCCGGCACTGAAGCGCAAGATGGCGCCAGCGCCCGCCCAAGAGACGATCGACAGATTACGGCAGAAGAACTGGACATTCACAGAAGAGGTCCGGCTGTCGGCGAATCGCCGGCTGGCCATGTGA
- the mutS gene encoding DNA mismatch repair protein MutS, translating into MSEPSTPLMRQHAAIKKEHPSALLFFRVGDFYELFFDDAVVAARELQITLTARSKEKGIHVPMCGVPYHAAEGYIARLIRKGYKVAICDQVEDPKLAKKLVRREVTRVLTPGTAIDSQMGSEENNFLAAVARHGDVVGFAALDLSTGEFRATEFQGADADRRIQEELQTLRPRELLYASSLPLFPQSRRALRLPETEAPTTAKLAKDHVSGSAPLTAAAPRIASCEIAPGISWAETPLEDWVFAPDYAIPLVENHFGVLSLEGFGLAGRAAAASAAGAILHYAQSTQRGSLVHIDRIGYYERLSCLVLDAVTVRNLELVEPLFAGTSDNVTLFRAIDRTVTPMGKRLLRAWMLRPSIDVGEINARLDAVEAGVGDIVAREELRRSMEGILDIERLLSRVTLEAANPRDLLALAASFGKLPATRGALARLKSERFASLHTLLDDLGDIRERIERTLVPEPPLTLNDGGVIQPGIDSSLDELRDLSRNSKQYIAQIEERERQRTTINSLKVKFNNVFGYHIEISKANLHLAPPDYERKQTLVGAERFTTPELKEYETKVLDAQEKIVEIERRLFVELRGAIAAEAKRIRQTALALAEVDVLAALAHLAAIQNYCRPKFDESGDIEVLEGRHPVIEQPELTGSNDRFVPNDLYLNNSSHSVLVLTGPNMGGKSTYLRQTALIVLMAQMGAFVPARSARLSIVDRIFTRIGAADNLARGRSTFMVEMTETAAILNTATRQSLILLDEIGRGTATYDGLAIAWAAVEFIHARTRAKTLFATHYHELTDLETLLEGVKNYHVSVKEKGGNVVFLRKVEKGAADKSYGIEVAKLAGLPAEVIQRAREVLVEHETAEQRATEHLSGQESAQRSMQLTIFTPLSNTLVDRLRETDLNNLTPLEALNLLHELKKQVD; encoded by the coding sequence ATGTCCGAGCCGTCGACCCCACTCATGCGGCAGCACGCCGCGATCAAAAAAGAACATCCCAGTGCTCTGCTGTTTTTCCGGGTTGGCGATTTCTACGAGCTCTTCTTTGATGACGCTGTGGTTGCGGCGCGCGAACTGCAGATTACGCTGACGGCACGCAGCAAGGAAAAAGGCATTCATGTGCCGATGTGTGGAGTTCCCTACCACGCCGCGGAGGGCTACATCGCGCGGCTGATTCGCAAAGGATACAAGGTCGCGATTTGCGATCAGGTCGAGGATCCGAAGCTCGCGAAGAAGCTGGTGCGGCGCGAGGTGACGCGCGTGCTCACGCCGGGCACGGCAATCGACAGCCAGATGGGGTCGGAGGAAAACAATTTCCTGGCGGCCGTCGCGCGGCATGGAGACGTTGTCGGATTTGCGGCGCTGGACCTCTCGACTGGGGAGTTTCGCGCGACAGAGTTCCAAGGAGCGGACGCCGACCGGCGGATACAGGAAGAGCTACAGACGTTGCGTCCCCGTGAACTTCTGTACGCCTCTTCCCTGCCCCTGTTTCCGCAGTCGCGCCGGGCGTTGCGGTTGCCGGAGACGGAAGCGCCGACTACGGCAAAGCTGGCAAAGGACCACGTTTCCGGGAGTGCGCCGTTGACGGCGGCCGCTCCGCGCATTGCGAGTTGCGAGATTGCCCCGGGGATCAGTTGGGCGGAAACACCGCTGGAAGATTGGGTATTCGCGCCGGATTACGCGATTCCCCTGGTTGAGAATCATTTTGGGGTTCTTTCACTCGAGGGATTCGGTCTGGCGGGGCGAGCGGCGGCGGCGAGTGCGGCTGGGGCGATTCTTCATTACGCCCAAAGCACACAACGCGGTTCGCTGGTGCACATCGACCGAATCGGGTACTACGAGCGGCTGAGCTGTCTGGTGCTGGACGCGGTGACGGTGCGCAATCTCGAACTGGTTGAGCCGTTGTTCGCGGGAACCAGCGATAACGTGACGCTTTTCCGCGCGATTGATCGCACGGTGACGCCGATGGGCAAGCGACTGCTGCGGGCGTGGATGCTGCGGCCGTCGATCGATGTCGGTGAAATCAATGCGCGGCTGGATGCGGTGGAAGCCGGTGTCGGGGACATCGTTGCGCGCGAAGAGCTGCGACGGTCGATGGAGGGCATTCTCGATATCGAGCGGCTGCTGAGCCGGGTGACGCTGGAGGCGGCGAATCCGCGAGATTTGCTTGCGCTGGCGGCGTCTTTCGGAAAGCTGCCCGCGACGAGAGGGGCGCTGGCGCGGTTGAAGTCCGAACGTTTCGCAAGCCTGCATACGCTGCTGGATGATCTTGGGGACATTCGCGAGCGCATTGAACGGACGCTTGTCCCCGAACCGCCGCTGACTTTGAACGATGGCGGAGTGATTCAGCCGGGGATCGACTCCAGTCTCGACGAACTGCGCGACCTGAGCCGGAACAGCAAGCAGTACATTGCGCAGATTGAAGAACGCGAGCGGCAGCGCACGACGATCAACTCGCTGAAGGTGAAGTTCAACAATGTGTTTGGCTACCACATCGAGATCAGCAAGGCGAACCTGCACCTGGCGCCGCCGGACTATGAGCGCAAGCAGACGCTGGTCGGGGCCGAACGCTTCACTACGCCTGAGTTGAAGGAATACGAGACTAAGGTTCTCGATGCGCAGGAGAAGATTGTCGAGATTGAGCGGCGGCTGTTTGTGGAGTTGCGCGGGGCGATTGCCGCTGAGGCGAAGCGGATTCGGCAAACGGCGCTCGCGCTGGCCGAGGTCGACGTGCTCGCGGCTCTGGCGCATCTGGCGGCCATCCAAAACTATTGCAGGCCGAAGTTCGATGAGAGCGGCGATATCGAGGTGCTGGAGGGGCGGCATCCGGTGATCGAGCAGCCGGAACTGACGGGCTCGAACGACCGGTTCGTACCGAACGATCTCTATCTCAACAACAGCTCGCATTCAGTACTGGTGCTTACAGGGCCCAATATGGGCGGCAAGTCGACGTATTTGCGGCAGACGGCGCTGATTGTGCTGATGGCGCAGATGGGAGCATTCGTTCCGGCGCGTTCAGCTCGGCTCAGCATTGTGGATCGCATTTTTACCCGCATCGGGGCCGCGGATAATCTCGCGCGCGGGCGGTCGACGTTCATGGTGGAAATGACAGAGACAGCTGCAATCCTCAATACGGCGACGCGGCAGTCGCTGATTCTGCTGGACGAGATCGGGCGCGGGACGGCGACCTATGATGGGCTGGCGATCGCTTGGGCAGCTGTCGAATTCATTCACGCGCGCACCCGAGCGAAGACACTGTTCGCCACCCACTACCACGAGTTGACCGACCTCGAGACGCTGCTCGAAGGCGTGAAGAATTATCACGTCTCGGTGAAGGAAAAGGGCGGCAATGTCGTCTTCCTGCGAAAGGTGGAGAAGGGCGCGGCAGATAAGAGCTACGGCATAGAGGTCGCGAAACTGGCGGGGCTGCCGGCCGAGGTCATACAGCGCGCGCGCGAGGTGCTGGTGGAGCACGAAACGGCAGAGCAACGGGCGACGGAACATCTCTCCGGGCAGGAATCGGCGCAGCGCTCGATGCAGCTGACGATCTTCACGCCGCTGTCGAATACTCTCGTTGACCGGTTGCGGGAGACCGATCTCAACAACCTGACGCCGCTCGAAGCGCTGAATCTGCTGCACGAGTTGAAGAAGCAGGTAGATTGA
- a CDS encoding RidA family protein translates to MVFISGQVAMDKQGHLVGKDDLRAQTKQVFENLKTALTAAGATFDDVVKITWYVKGYNPQLLPILRDVRDEYVKKEAPPTSTLVGVASLFQNDYLLEVDAVAVIPQKQ, encoded by the coding sequence ATGGTCTTCATCTCCGGCCAGGTTGCGATGGACAAACAAGGGCACCTCGTCGGCAAGGACGATCTCCGCGCCCAAACCAAGCAGGTTTTCGAAAACCTGAAAACCGCGCTCACCGCCGCCGGTGCGACCTTCGACGATGTCGTAAAGATCACCTGGTACGTGAAGGGCTACAACCCGCAACTGTTGCCGATCCTGCGGGATGTTAGGGATGAATATGTCAAGAAGGAGGCCCCGCCTACCAGCACGCTGGTGGGAGTGGCGTCATTGTTCCAGAATGACTACCTGCTGGAGGTGGATGCCGTCGCCGTCATCCCGCAGAAGCAATAA
- a CDS encoding BlaI/MecI/CopY family transcriptional regulator: MPRRPSATLTEAELRIMEVLWQRQSGTVQQVLEALPQRPALAYNSVLTIIRILEKKGYVEHVKDGRAHIYAPLVGREDARRSEIRHLVSRFFKNSHEQLVLNILEERGVDREELNRLKKMLEASEMKEAEKL, encoded by the coding sequence GTGCCCAGGCGACCATCCGCGACCTTGACCGAAGCCGAGCTTCGAATCATGGAAGTCCTCTGGCAGCGGCAGTCGGGTACCGTTCAACAGGTCCTTGAAGCCCTGCCACAGCGCCCCGCATTGGCCTATAACTCCGTCTTAACTATCATTCGCATCCTGGAGAAGAAGGGCTACGTCGAGCACGTTAAGGACGGTCGCGCGCACATTTACGCTCCTCTCGTCGGAAGGGAAGATGCCCGCCGATCCGAAATTCGTCACCTGGTCAGTCGCTTTTTCAAGAACTCTCACGAACAACTCGTGTTGAACATTCTGGAAGAGCGCGGAGTCGACCGCGAAGAGTTGAACCGGCTCAAAAAGATGTTGGAGGCCAGCGAAATGAAGGAGGCCGAAAAGCTGTGA
- a CDS encoding M56 family metallopeptidase, producing MGFLVSTQWIAERVLNSIPEGLLIAAFAWLLLWLVGRQNSGTRFAVWFAALLAIAAIPFVPAVPVGGSVARAVHAEVNLPGSWAAGIFAVWALIALLAAVRLTLGLWRLRSLRRNASPISTDDPLILATIEHCRSIRPVDVCASSEVRVPTAIGFFHPVILIPEWAVAELQAEELRAIVLHEFAHLRRWDDWTNLLQKIVGTFFFFHPAVLWIERRLSLEREMACDDAVLAETGNPHLYARCLVSLAERSFLRRSIAMAQAAITRTKDTSLRLAQILDLERPKATRVLSPVVAAVAVFAGLCIYAFPNAPQLVAFDQPVAPALTMPTVPATLAYDSAPVVPKSMVIEASAHLDRVSVTKRAAREMQQGKVILATHKTLSAGQPREILLRAKQAQHRPLVVQAIVKRPTPLPPQFVVFTQSTEYFRKGSSIMSYSVWRVMLVTAKPVSNKPPNQT from the coding sequence ATGGGCTTTCTGGTCTCCACTCAATGGATCGCGGAGCGGGTACTGAACTCCATCCCCGAAGGCCTTTTGATTGCCGCATTCGCCTGGCTGCTGCTCTGGTTGGTAGGTCGACAGAATTCCGGAACCCGCTTTGCCGTCTGGTTTGCTGCCCTGCTCGCAATCGCCGCAATCCCGTTCGTTCCCGCAGTCCCTGTAGGTGGCTCGGTTGCCCGCGCCGTTCATGCCGAAGTGAATTTACCCGGTTCGTGGGCTGCCGGAATCTTCGCCGTATGGGCACTGATTGCATTACTCGCGGCTGTTCGCCTGACGCTTGGCTTGTGGCGCCTGCGTTCATTGCGTCGAAACGCTTCTCCAATATCCACGGACGATCCTCTAATCCTCGCAACGATCGAGCATTGCAGGTCCATTCGCCCAGTTGATGTTTGCGCATCATCTGAAGTCCGCGTTCCGACCGCCATCGGATTTTTCCATCCTGTAATTCTGATCCCCGAATGGGCCGTTGCAGAACTTCAGGCGGAAGAACTTCGTGCCATCGTCCTTCATGAGTTCGCGCATCTGCGCCGCTGGGATGACTGGACCAACCTGTTGCAGAAGATCGTCGGCACCTTTTTCTTTTTCCATCCCGCCGTACTTTGGATCGAGCGACGTCTCTCCCTCGAACGCGAGATGGCCTGCGACGATGCCGTTCTCGCCGAAACCGGCAACCCACACCTTTACGCCCGCTGCCTCGTATCGCTCGCGGAGCGCAGCTTCCTTCGTCGCAGCATCGCAATGGCGCAGGCCGCGATCACTCGGACTAAGGACACATCCCTGCGTCTCGCGCAGATTCTCGATCTCGAGCGCCCCAAGGCCACTCGCGTATTAAGCCCGGTGGTTGCGGCCGTAGCTGTCTTTGCTGGGCTTTGCATTTATGCGTTTCCCAATGCCCCGCAACTCGTCGCCTTCGACCAACCGGTAGCGCCCGCCCTCACTATGCCCACTGTTCCAGCCACCCTCGCCTACGACTCTGCTCCTGTAGTGCCGAAATCTATGGTGATTGAAGCGTCAGCCCATCTCGACCGAGTTTCAGTGACGAAACGAGCAGCGAGAGAAATGCAACAGGGCAAGGTGATACTTGCGACGCACAAGACTCTGTCCGCAGGCCAGCCACGCGAGATTCTACTGCGAGCTAAGCAGGCACAGCATAGGCCCCTGGTAGTGCAGGCCATTGTGAAACGGCCTACGCCACTTCCGCCGCAATTCGTGGTCTTCACACAATCAACGGAATATTTTCGCAAGGGTTCTTCAATCATGTCCTATTCGGTATGGCGCGTAATGCTCGTAACGGCGAAGCCGGTGAGCAATAAGCCACCGAATCAAACGTAA